The following coding sequences are from one Thermostaphylospora chromogena window:
- a CDS encoding DUF1772 domain-containing protein, with product MTEGPLRDVLMVLATIGTGLIAGLFYAYACSVMLALRQVGDRVFIDVMQRINRAIQNGWFALSFVGAPLLTLVVLVLDLLAGRGIPVPVAAAFAFDLLWLGITFGANIPRNTMLERAGRADRITDPAAVRARFEGPWNRWHLLRTLASVAAFAAMCWALVQ from the coding sequence GTGACCGAGGGACCGCTGCGGGATGTGCTGATGGTGCTCGCCACGATCGGCACCGGACTGATCGCCGGGCTGTTCTACGCCTATGCCTGCTCGGTCATGCTCGCGTTGCGCCAGGTCGGCGATCGGGTGTTCATCGATGTGATGCAGCGGATCAACCGGGCGATCCAGAACGGCTGGTTCGCCTTGAGCTTCGTCGGCGCCCCGCTGCTCACCCTCGTGGTGCTGGTGCTGGATCTGCTCGCCGGTCGGGGGATCCCGGTTCCGGTCGCGGCCGCCTTCGCCTTCGACCTGCTGTGGCTCGGCATCACCTTCGGGGCCAACATCCCGCGCAACACCATGCTCGAACGGGCCGGGAGGGCGGACCGCATCACCGACCCCGCCGCCGTGCGGGCGCGCTTCGAGGGCCCCTGGAACCGCTGGCACCTGCTGCGCACCCTGGCGTCCGTCGCCGCCTTCGCCGCCATGTGCTGGGCGCTCGTGCAGTGA
- a CDS encoding AraC family transcriptional regulator has translation MSTLTDDTLAGLLEGPRARGAFLLRSILNPPWSLRIEDRAPLSLVTMLRGQAWVLRDDEPRQLNPGDVAIIRGPDPYTIADDPATPPHIVIHPGQRCTTLRGEGLGDAMRLGVRTWGDGPDGAAVMLSGTYQMHSEVGRRLLSALPPLLIRPAEAEDGALISLLEEELGKTAPGQELVLDRILDLIMVRFLRAWLASPGTGAPAWYRAQHDPVVGTALRMLHKDPAHPWTVAELAAKIGVSRAALARRFTALVGEPPMNYLTGWRLALAADLLRDPDMTIGAVARKVGYSSPFALSAAFKRVRGISPQEYRRTTARDARRSADQERPAASG, from the coding sequence ATGAGCACACTGACGGACGACACGCTGGCCGGCCTTCTGGAAGGGCCGCGGGCACGCGGCGCGTTCCTGCTGCGTTCGATCCTCAATCCGCCGTGGTCGCTGCGGATCGAGGATCGGGCGCCGCTGTCCCTGGTGACGATGCTCCGCGGACAGGCGTGGGTGCTGCGGGACGACGAACCCAGGCAGCTGAATCCCGGGGATGTCGCGATCATCCGCGGGCCGGATCCCTACACGATCGCCGACGATCCGGCCACCCCGCCCCACATCGTGATCCACCCGGGGCAGCGATGCACCACCCTGCGCGGGGAGGGACTGGGCGATGCGATGCGGCTCGGCGTGCGCACCTGGGGGGACGGCCCGGACGGCGCGGCGGTCATGCTGAGCGGCACCTACCAGATGCACAGCGAGGTCGGCCGGCGGTTGCTGAGTGCGCTGCCCCCGCTGCTGATCAGACCGGCCGAGGCCGAGGACGGCGCGCTCATCTCGCTGCTCGAGGAGGAACTCGGCAAGACCGCGCCGGGCCAGGAGCTGGTGCTCGACCGCATCCTCGATCTGATCATGGTCAGGTTCCTGCGGGCCTGGCTGGCCAGTCCGGGGACCGGCGCCCCCGCGTGGTACCGGGCGCAGCACGACCCGGTCGTCGGGACCGCCTTGCGCATGCTGCACAAGGACCCGGCCCATCCGTGGACCGTCGCCGAACTGGCCGCCAAGATCGGCGTGTCCCGTGCGGCGCTGGCCCGCCGGTTCACCGCACTGGTCGGCGAGCCCCCGATGAACTACCTCACCGGATGGCGGCTCGCGCTCGCGGCCGACCTGCTGCGCGACCCCGACATGACGATCGGCGCGGTCGCCCGGAAGGTGGGCTACAGCAGCCCCTTCGCGCTCAGCGCCGCTTTCAAGCGGGTACGCGGCATCAGCCCGCAGGAGTACCGCAGGACGACGGCGCGGGACGCGCGACGCTCCGCCGACCAGGAGCGGCCGGCCGCCTCCGGATGA
- a CDS encoding DUF1772 domain-containing protein: MTMGLMAGLFYAFAVSVMPGLARTDDHTLVLAMQKINAAIENAVFAASFFGAFVFTGAAAIVHHRLGWRAAARWTLAALALYVVALIITMGVNVPLNARLASVGDPGVISDLAAVRARFEGTWVTANTARAVACTLALGCLARALSRHGRSEPEGR, from the coding sequence ATGACGATGGGGCTCATGGCCGGCCTGTTCTACGCCTTCGCCGTCTCGGTGATGCCAGGCCTGGCCCGTACCGACGATCACACCCTCGTCCTCGCGATGCAGAAGATCAACGCCGCGATCGAGAACGCCGTGTTCGCGGCCTCCTTCTTCGGCGCCTTCGTGTTCACCGGAGCGGCGGCCATCGTGCACCACAGGCTCGGGTGGCGCGCAGCCGCCCGGTGGACCCTCGCCGCCCTCGCGCTCTACGTGGTGGCGCTGATCATCACGATGGGGGTCAACGTGCCGCTGAACGCGCGGCTGGCGAGCGTGGGCGATCCCGGCGTGATCTCCGACCTGGCCGCCGTCCGTGCCCGGTTCGAGGGGACGTGGGTGACCGCCAACACCGCCCGCGCGGTCGCCTGCACGCTGGCGCTGGGCTGCCTGGCGCGGGCCCTGAGCCGGCACGGCCGGAGCGAGCCGGAGGGACGCTGA
- a CDS encoding ABC transporter ATP-binding protein, giving the protein MDSGKVLPEIDQHAPRRLIYHTLQRFSPGRGVLTTLFEPPDDVVLSCHGLRHRSDGRTMIDGISFCVRAGHAYGLVGFPGSGKTTLIRMACGLLVPQHGSVVLDGRPIGELDARSLRRAVSYVPQNVAIYPSLTVGETVRSWARMSGVPSGIRRSRTTEVLDLVGLADHADTPVEHCSSGMLRELSLAVALLHRPRLLVLDEPAWGIDAAGGARLLGSLRRLRDRGTALLYATRNAAEAESLCDVVGVLDQGRLVAVGRPVERAMSVA; this is encoded by the coding sequence ATGGATTCCGGCAAGGTCCTCCCCGAAATCGACCAGCATGCTCCCCGACGCCTGATCTACCACACCCTGCAGCGCTTCTCCCCAGGCCGTGGCGTCCTGACAACGCTGTTTGAGCCGCCGGACGACGTCGTGCTGTCCTGCCACGGTCTGCGGCATAGGAGCGACGGGCGGACGATGATCGACGGGATCTCGTTCTGCGTCCGCGCGGGTCACGCCTACGGTCTGGTCGGCTTCCCCGGCTCTGGGAAGACCACCCTGATCCGCATGGCCTGCGGCCTGCTGGTCCCCCAGCATGGGAGCGTCGTACTGGACGGCCGCCCGATCGGAGAGCTGGACGCGCGATCGCTGCGCAGGGCGGTCAGCTACGTGCCGCAGAACGTGGCGATATACCCCTCGTTGACGGTGGGGGAGACCGTACGGTCCTGGGCACGCATGAGCGGGGTGCCGAGCGGGATACGCCGCAGTCGGACGACCGAGGTCTTGGACCTGGTAGGCCTCGCCGACCACGCCGACACCCCGGTCGAGCACTGCTCGAGCGGCATGCTGCGCGAGCTCAGCCTGGCCGTGGCGCTGCTCCACCGGCCCCGCCTGCTGGTGCTCGACGAACCCGCCTGGGGCATCGACGCCGCCGGCGGCGCGCGTCTGCTCGGCAGCCTGCGACGGCTGCGCGACCGGGGCACGGCGCTGCTGTACGCCACCCGCAACGCCGCTGAGGCCGAGTCGCTGTGTGACGTGGTGGGCGTGCTGGACCAGGGACGACTGGTCGCCGTGGGGCGCCCCGTCGAACGCGCCATGTCCGTCGCCTGA
- a CDS encoding hemerythrin domain-containing protein, translating to MSDEQIPGDLPDHVYGFALVHIAIRRDARRLAEAAPALQPVLLPRVRTWWRQVRAVIDWHHRSENEVLWPELRRRVRGFAADERVMRHDHIALDNAMKAISAALAPGGDRVALEQTVTWFDALVAEHLTLEEAVLFPIFRTGIGADEYLEIERRVLALARPNVMAFLLPWLFDGVGAEVAAKAAATIPPPLRLLGRTVLRRRYYHKLRWW from the coding sequence ATGTCGGATGAGCAAATACCGGGGGATCTGCCCGATCACGTTTACGGCTTCGCCCTCGTGCACATCGCGATACGGCGCGACGCGCGCAGATTGGCGGAAGCGGCACCGGCGCTGCAGCCGGTGCTGCTTCCCCGCGTCCGTACCTGGTGGCGTCAGGTGCGGGCGGTGATCGACTGGCACCATCGCAGCGAGAACGAGGTGCTATGGCCTGAACTGCGGCGCAGGGTGCGGGGGTTCGCAGCCGACGAGAGGGTGATGCGCCACGACCACATAGCACTCGACAACGCCATGAAGGCGATATCGGCGGCGCTCGCGCCCGGCGGCGACCGTGTCGCTCTGGAGCAGACGGTCACCTGGTTCGACGCCCTTGTCGCCGAGCACCTCACGTTGGAGGAGGCGGTGCTCTTCCCCATCTTCCGCACCGGCATCGGCGCCGATGAGTATCTCGAGATCGAACGACGGGTGCTCGCCCTGGCGCGCCCGAACGTCATGGCGTTCCTTCTGCCCTGGCTGTTCGACGGCGTCGGCGCCGAGGTCGCGGCGAAAGCGGCCGCCACCATCCCACCGCCGCTACGCCTGCTCGGCCGCACGGTGCTGAGGCGGCGCTACTACCACAAGTTGCGCTGGTGGTGA
- a CDS encoding NAD(P)H-binding protein, with amino-acid sequence MTTDTQQIRAETILVTGGTGKTGRRVADRLKRRGLPVRVGSRSGEPPFDWENRDTWKPALQGVGAVYISFYPDLAFPGAAETVGAFSRLAVQHGVRRLVLLSGRGEEGAQVSEREVQNAGAEWTIVRANWFNQNFSEGFLVDPVLSGEIMLPAGDAVEPFVDAEDIADVAVAALTEEAHVGRIYELSGPRLLSFHDVAAEISKASGREVRYVPVTKEEYTKILEENDLPVEFAELFTLILDGRNASVTDGVRQALGREPRDFSDYAREAATSGIWNDRPA; translated from the coding sequence ATGACAACGGATACGCAGCAGATCAGAGCGGAAACGATCCTGGTCACCGGTGGGACCGGAAAGACCGGGCGCCGAGTAGCCGACCGCCTCAAGCGCCGAGGCCTGCCCGTCCGTGTGGGCTCGCGCTCCGGTGAGCCGCCGTTCGACTGGGAGAACCGTGACACCTGGAAACCGGCCCTGCAGGGGGTGGGCGCGGTCTACATCAGCTTCTACCCGGATCTGGCCTTCCCCGGCGCGGCCGAGACGGTGGGCGCCTTCTCGCGGCTCGCCGTGCAGCACGGGGTCCGGCGGCTGGTGCTCCTGTCCGGCAGAGGGGAGGAGGGGGCCCAGGTCAGTGAGCGGGAGGTGCAGAACGCCGGCGCGGAGTGGACGATCGTACGGGCCAACTGGTTCAACCAGAACTTCTCCGAGGGCTTCCTGGTCGACCCCGTGCTCAGCGGCGAGATCATGCTGCCGGCCGGCGACGCGGTCGAGCCGTTCGTCGACGCCGAGGACATCGCCGACGTCGCGGTCGCCGCGCTGACCGAAGAGGCCCATGTGGGCCGGATCTACGAGCTGTCCGGTCCCCGCCTGCTCAGCTTCCACGACGTGGCCGCGGAGATCAGCAAGGCCAGTGGCCGGGAGGTGCGCTATGTGCCGGTCACCAAGGAGGAGTACACGAAGATCCTGGAGGAGAACGATCTGCCGGTCGAGTTCGCCGAGCTGTTCACCTTGATCCTGGACGGACGGAACGCCTCGGTGACCGACGGGGTGCGGCAGGCGCTGGGCCGCGAGCCGAGGGACTTCAGCGACTACGCGCGCGAGGCCGCGACCAGCGGCATATGGAACGACCGGCCGGCGTGA
- a CDS encoding alpha/beta fold hydrolase, producing MSVTAGGPIVGIPAAGVREYTVRTDDGAVLAVTAHRPSSDADGVAVVLAHGWAASRRVWHEVRGLLLGLGYPVVCYDQRGHGHSTTGREPIGIERLAGDLAAVLESVEEEKVVLCGHSGGGFAAMAYAVADPERAGARLRGMALLATAAHDQDTPPAEVGMMGSRLFSRALARPRLGRFLLGKTVGDKADPAVLETNRQMFAATPARVRADCFRSSRGMDLRLGLASVPVPALVLAGEADKIISPELGEVIARTMPQARFRRVAGAGHMLPLEAPGQVAQAIHELASG from the coding sequence ATGAGCGTCACGGCGGGCGGCCCGATCGTCGGCATTCCGGCCGCCGGCGTGAGGGAGTACACCGTGCGCACCGATGACGGGGCCGTGCTGGCCGTCACCGCGCACCGGCCCTCCTCGGACGCGGACGGCGTCGCGGTCGTGCTGGCCCACGGCTGGGCGGCGAGCCGCCGGGTCTGGCATGAGGTACGCGGCCTGCTGCTGGGCCTGGGGTATCCGGTGGTCTGCTACGACCAGCGCGGTCACGGTCACTCCACTACGGGCCGCGAGCCGATCGGCATCGAACGCCTCGCCGGGGACCTGGCCGCGGTGCTGGAGAGCGTGGAGGAGGAGAAGGTGGTCCTCTGCGGCCACTCGGGCGGCGGATTCGCCGCCATGGCGTACGCCGTGGCGGATCCGGAAAGGGCCGGTGCCCGGTTGCGCGGCATGGCGCTGCTCGCCACCGCGGCCCACGACCAGGACACCCCGCCCGCGGAGGTGGGGATGATGGGCAGCCGGTTGTTCAGCCGGGCGCTGGCCCGTCCCCGGCTGGGACGGTTTCTACTGGGGAAGACCGTGGGCGACAAGGCCGACCCCGCCGTACTGGAGACCAACCGGCAGATGTTCGCCGCCACCCCCGCCCGGGTGCGCGCCGACTGCTTCCGCTCGTCCCGCGGCATGGACCTGCGGCTCGGCCTGGCCTCGGTGCCGGTTCCGGCCCTTGTGCTCGCGGGCGAGGCAGACAAGATCATCTCCCCGGAGCTGGGCGAGGTCATCGCCCGCACCATGCCTCAGGCCCGGTTCCGGCGGGTGGCCGGGGCCGGTCACATGCTGCCCCTGGAGGCGCCCGGTCAGGTCGCCCAGGCGATCCACGAGCTGGCTTCGGGCTGA
- a CDS encoding SRPBCC family protein, giving the protein MNGYDLVDEVFLDASPDVVWNALIAELCGAARWWVPHNTFEPGAVPPDQVGGETRVTVHTKGVDKGGPKLRFTSRTRRVEPGRRLLVDYVEGVFRGSAEFTLEPLDDGRRTRLAMRFLARPHGWARLLDRVVDLGGQHSKTIREAFANLGALVGGALVGGGAR; this is encoded by the coding sequence ATGAACGGCTACGATCTCGTCGACGAGGTGTTTCTCGACGCCTCACCGGATGTCGTCTGGAACGCGCTCATAGCCGAGCTGTGCGGTGCCGCCCGGTGGTGGGTGCCGCACAACACCTTCGAACCCGGCGCGGTCCCCCCGGACCAGGTGGGAGGGGAGACCCGGGTGACCGTGCACACCAAGGGCGTCGACAAGGGCGGTCCGAAGCTGCGGTTCACCAGCCGCACCCGGCGTGTCGAGCCCGGTCGGCGGCTGCTCGTCGACTACGTCGAGGGGGTCTTCCGCGGATCGGCGGAGTTCACCCTGGAGCCGCTGGACGACGGCCGGCGTACCCGGCTGGCCATGCGCTTCCTCGCCCGGCCGCACGGGTGGGCGCGTCTGCTTGATCGCGTCGTCGACCTCGGCGGGCAACATTCGAAGACGATCAGGGAGGCCTTCGCCAACCTGGGCGCTCTGGTCGGCGGTGCGCTGGTGGGAGGCGGTGCGCGATGA
- a CDS encoding FAD-binding protein translates to MTDTISRRSLLKSTAVAVAGWSAVNATWVTAAEAATTPGMVPVPRLDGTLEFAPRLTGNFTTDFGKLVKSSPKAVLRPGSVQDIVKMVNYARRNRLKIAMNGQGGTGDDLESHSNYGQAGVSGGIAVDARSLSKIHRIDKSSAVVDAGVTWAALCEATLARGKVPPALTDYLHLSIGGTVSVGGIGGMTHRYGLQCDIVEEIEIVTGEGRVLTASPSVRPELFRAALAGGGQVGIITRLKVKLVPAPARVMIFSLYYDDLSTYLADQEKILSEGRFNYQAGEIVRKPDDSGWRYKIEVGAYFTPPSTPDQKALLADLRDDRAAMEVAEHDYREWIFRVDGFEAFLKENGYWEQAKPWLSLILPASQVKRFITTVVAELVPDDLGAGISLLSPFWRSKLTCPLFALPETRDKVLYLFDLLRFPHPGSSDIQRMLEQNRRFYDQAVALGGKRYLVGAIPNMTNQDWRRHFGRQWNFLAMSKLRFDPDNVLTPGQGFFA, encoded by the coding sequence ATGACCGACACGATATCCCGGCGTAGCCTGCTCAAGAGCACTGCGGTGGCGGTGGCGGGCTGGAGCGCGGTGAACGCCACCTGGGTCACCGCCGCGGAGGCGGCGACGACCCCCGGCATGGTGCCGGTGCCCAGGCTCGACGGCACCTTGGAGTTCGCGCCCCGGCTGACCGGCAACTTCACCACCGACTTCGGCAAGCTGGTGAAGTCCAGCCCGAAGGCCGTGCTGCGGCCGGGCTCGGTGCAGGACATCGTCAAGATGGTGAACTACGCCCGCCGGAACCGGCTCAAGATCGCCATGAACGGCCAGGGCGGCACGGGTGACGACCTGGAGTCGCACTCCAACTACGGGCAGGCCGGCGTGTCCGGCGGCATCGCGGTCGACGCCCGCTCCCTGTCCAAGATCCACCGCATCGATAAGAGCAGCGCCGTGGTGGACGCCGGGGTCACCTGGGCGGCCCTGTGCGAGGCGACCTTAGCCCGGGGGAAGGTCCCGCCCGCGCTCACCGACTACCTCCACCTGTCGATCGGCGGCACCGTGAGCGTGGGCGGGATCGGCGGCATGACCCACCGGTACGGCCTGCAGTGCGACATCGTCGAGGAGATCGAGATCGTCACCGGTGAGGGCCGGGTGCTCACCGCCTCCCCCTCCGTCCGGCCGGAGCTGTTCCGGGCCGCCCTGGCGGGCGGCGGCCAGGTCGGGATCATCACGCGGCTGAAGGTCAAGCTCGTCCCGGCGCCCGCCCGCGTGATGATATTCAGCCTGTACTACGACGACCTGTCCACCTACCTCGCCGATCAGGAGAAGATCCTGAGCGAAGGGCGGTTCAACTACCAGGCCGGTGAGATCGTCCGCAAGCCGGACGACTCGGGCTGGCGGTACAAGATCGAAGTGGGCGCCTACTTCACCCCGCCCTCGACCCCCGACCAGAAGGCGCTCCTGGCCGATCTGCGCGACGACCGGGCGGCCATGGAGGTCGCCGAGCACGACTACCGCGAGTGGATCTTCCGGGTGGACGGGTTCGAGGCGTTCCTCAAGGAGAACGGCTACTGGGAGCAGGCCAAGCCCTGGTTGAGCCTCATCCTGCCTGCCTCGCAGGTCAAGCGGTTCATCACCACGGTGGTGGCCGAGCTCGTCCCGGACGATCTGGGCGCGGGCATCTCCCTGCTGTCGCCCTTCTGGAGATCCAAGCTCACCTGCCCGCTCTTCGCGCTCCCCGAGACGCGCGACAAGGTGCTGTACCTGTTCGACCTGCTGCGCTTCCCGCACCCCGGCAGCAGCGACATCCAGCGGATGCTGGAGCAGAACCGCCGGTTCTACGACCAGGCGGTGGCGCTGGGCGGCAAGCGGTATCTGGTCGGCGCCATCCCGAACATGACCAACCAGGACTGGCGGCGCCACTTCGGCCGGCAGTGGAACTTCCTGGCCATGTCGAAGCTGCGTTTCGACCCGGACAACGTGCTCACCCCCGGGCAGGGGTTCTTCGCCTGA
- a CDS encoding flavin-containing monooxygenase, which produces MTNTLDSVRDDGRLAEWPDEDGDGRPVPHFRVAIVGTGFSGLGMAIRLRQEGIDDFVVFERADEVGGTWRDNSYPGCACDVMSLLYSFSFAQNPNWKTTFGKRDELFAYLRDCADRFGVRPHIRFKHELLGARWDELGHRWLLRTSQGDFSARILVLGTGYLSDPLIPSIPGLSDFTGRMFHSSQWDHDYDLTGKRVAVIGTGASAIQFIPAIQPKVGRLDVYQRTPPWVAPKPDKVISATQLWMRRRLPGYQNFRRNFNMWGREILAFMMARPQIMEKTVQQTAAKHLRKSVADPELRARLTPDYTAACKRLLFSNDYYPALCQPNVELITDPIERVEAGAIVTADGRGREVDAIILGTGFRATDRPIAYRVQGRGGRELADVWRDGMSAYVGTTVAGFPNMFMMLGPNTTLGHSSQTVMIEAQIAYVLDALKQMDRRGLVSVEVRPEAQIAYNRWLDTRLAGTVWNAGNCKSWYLDGSGRNPSIWPTYTFRFRNLTKRFDLRAYRLTTSTEVRAGRTPVGR; this is translated from the coding sequence GTGACGAACACACTGGACTCCGTACGCGACGACGGGCGGCTCGCCGAGTGGCCCGATGAGGACGGCGACGGGCGTCCCGTCCCCCACTTCCGGGTGGCGATCGTCGGCACCGGCTTCTCCGGTCTGGGCATGGCCATCCGGCTGCGTCAGGAGGGCATCGACGACTTCGTGGTGTTCGAGCGGGCCGATGAGGTGGGCGGCACCTGGCGCGACAACTCCTATCCGGGATGCGCCTGCGACGTGATGTCGCTGCTGTACTCCTTCTCCTTCGCGCAGAACCCGAACTGGAAGACCACCTTCGGCAAGCGCGACGAGCTGTTCGCCTACCTGCGCGACTGCGCCGACCGCTTCGGAGTGCGCCCGCACATCCGGTTCAAGCACGAGCTGCTCGGCGCTCGCTGGGACGAGCTCGGCCACCGGTGGCTCCTGCGGACGAGCCAGGGCGACTTCAGCGCGCGGATCCTCGTCCTCGGCACGGGATATCTGAGCGACCCGCTGATCCCGTCGATCCCCGGCCTGTCGGACTTCACCGGCCGGATGTTCCACTCGTCCCAGTGGGACCACGACTACGATCTGACCGGCAAGCGGGTGGCGGTGATCGGCACCGGTGCCTCGGCCATCCAGTTCATCCCCGCCATCCAGCCCAAGGTCGGGCGGCTCGACGTGTACCAGCGCACGCCGCCCTGGGTGGCTCCCAAGCCGGACAAGGTCATCTCCGCGACCCAGCTGTGGATGCGACGGCGGCTGCCCGGCTACCAGAACTTCCGCCGCAACTTCAACATGTGGGGCCGGGAGATCCTGGCGTTCATGATGGCCCGTCCCCAGATCATGGAGAAGACGGTCCAGCAGACGGCCGCCAAGCACCTGCGCAAGAGCGTCGCCGATCCCGAGCTCCGCGCCCGGCTCACCCCGGACTACACGGCGGCCTGCAAGCGGCTGCTGTTCTCCAACGACTACTACCCGGCGCTGTGCCAGCCCAATGTCGAGCTCATCACCGATCCGATCGAACGGGTCGAAGCCGGCGCGATCGTCACCGCCGACGGCCGCGGCCGTGAAGTCGACGCGATCATCCTGGGCACCGGGTTCCGGGCCACCGACCGGCCCATCGCCTACCGCGTGCAAGGGCGAGGGGGACGCGAACTCGCCGACGTGTGGCGGGACGGGATGTCCGCCTACGTGGGCACGACCGTCGCCGGATTCCCCAACATGTTCATGATGCTCGGCCCGAACACCACCCTCGGGCACTCGTCGCAGACGGTGATGATCGAGGCGCAGATCGCCTATGTGCTCGACGCGCTGAAGCAGATGGACCGGCGGGGCCTGGTCAGCGTGGAGGTACGACCGGAGGCGCAGATCGCCTACAACCGGTGGCTCGACACCCGCCTGGCGGGCACCGTGTGGAACGCCGGCAACTGCAAGAGCTGGTACCTGGACGGCAGCGGCCGCAACCCCTCGATCTGGCCCACCTACACCTTCCGTTTCCGCAACCTGACCAAACGATTCGACCTGCGCGCCTACCGGCTCACCACCTCCACCGAGGTGCGCGCCGGACGGACGCCGGTCGGCCGATGA
- a CDS encoding class I SAM-dependent methyltransferase: MTTVEIGSVTPEVAAIRHHYEVSNEFYRLLLGPTMMYSGGYWEDGEDLRAAHDIAQERKIDVFAELGRAKGAARVLDIGSGWGTLLNRLTTVHGVEHAVGVTLSRTQADHTASLGNPRIEVRVESWEDHHTDRPYDAAFCVNALEHFVLASLPPRERIKRFQAFFDKCHSLLRPGGRLVLHVMTVERPPLRRELIDDLKFLQREEFAGCYIPHLHELAATCEGSFEVIEIRNEREAFSRACRVWLQNLAERREEAVAMESEQVVARFERYLDIFAYTLEDGIFNNFRIVLARRP, translated from the coding sequence ATGACCACGGTTGAGATCGGATCGGTAACCCCCGAGGTAGCGGCGATCAGGCACCACTACGAGGTGAGCAACGAGTTCTACCGCCTGCTGCTCGGCCCGACCATGATGTACTCCGGCGGCTACTGGGAGGACGGCGAGGACCTCCGCGCCGCACACGACATCGCGCAGGAACGCAAGATCGACGTCTTCGCCGAGCTCGGCCGGGCCAAGGGCGCGGCCAGAGTCCTGGACATCGGCAGCGGATGGGGCACGCTACTGAACCGGCTGACCACGGTGCACGGGGTGGAGCACGCGGTCGGCGTCACGCTGAGCCGTACCCAGGCCGACCACACCGCTTCGCTCGGCAACCCCCGCATCGAAGTCCGGGTGGAGAGCTGGGAGGACCACCACACCGACCGCCCCTACGACGCGGCGTTCTGCGTGAACGCCCTGGAGCACTTCGTGCTGGCCAGCCTGCCCCCGCGCGAGCGCATCAAGCGGTTCCAGGCGTTCTTCGACAAGTGCCACTCCCTGCTGAGGCCGGGCGGGCGGCTGGTCCTGCACGTGATGACCGTCGAGCGGCCGCCGCTGCGCCGCGAGCTCATCGATGACCTGAAGTTCCTGCAGCGCGAGGAGTTCGCCGGCTGCTACATCCCGCACCTGCACGAGCTCGCCGCGACCTGCGAAGGCTCGTTCGAGGTCATCGAGATCCGCAACGAGCGTGAGGCGTTCAGCAGGGCCTGCCGCGTGTGGCTGCAGAACCTGGCCGAGCGCCGCGAGGAGGCGGTGGCCATGGAGAGCGAGCAGGTCGTCGCCCGGTTCGAACGCTACCTCGACATCTTCGCCTACACGCTCGAAGACGGGATCTTCAACAACTTCCGCATCGTCTTGGCCCGGCGGCCATGA
- a CDS encoding 3-oxoacyl-ACP synthase III family protein, whose product MRGFEIAGWGVSVPERVVTSVELAEHFGVDENWIVSRCGIRERRVVDPGQSTASLAIEAGRRALDRAGLSGADIAHLIVATATPEQPSPATSAFVHHGLGIAGSAHDVNAECSGFVYGLVSAAALMTIDPRPILLIGSDTHSLTVDPSDRDLGILVGDGAGAIVLTPSPENWVLSWNLGADGSRTDSLKVPAGGSRMPTTVETARAGLHFARINGNEIYLNAVRFTVRTVNATLESAKVKPEDVDHVVPHQANIRIINSILNHTGLRPESLVTNLERYGNTASASIPIALAEALDAGRINDGDLVLLAGFGAGMTWGSMLLKWGGAPA is encoded by the coding sequence ATGCGGGGTTTCGAGATCGCCGGCTGGGGGGTGTCCGTCCCCGAACGGGTCGTGACCAGCGTCGAACTCGCGGAGCACTTCGGCGTCGACGAGAACTGGATCGTCAGCCGGTGCGGGATCCGGGAGCGGCGGGTCGTGGACCCGGGGCAGAGCACCGCTTCGCTGGCGATCGAGGCCGGCCGGCGCGCGCTCGACCGTGCAGGGCTGAGCGGCGCCGACATCGCTCACCTCATCGTGGCCACGGCAACGCCCGAGCAGCCGTCCCCGGCCACGTCGGCGTTCGTGCACCACGGCCTCGGCATCGCCGGCAGCGCCCACGACGTCAACGCCGAGTGTTCGGGGTTCGTCTACGGGCTGGTGTCCGCCGCGGCGTTGATGACCATCGACCCCCGGCCGATCCTGCTGATCGGCTCCGACACCCACTCGCTCACGGTCGATCCGTCCGACCGCGATCTGGGGATCCTGGTGGGTGACGGAGCCGGCGCGATCGTGCTCACCCCCAGTCCGGAGAACTGGGTGCTGTCGTGGAACCTGGGCGCCGACGGCTCACGGACCGACAGCCTGAAGGTGCCGGCCGGTGGCAGCCGGATGCCGACCACGGTGGAGACCGCGCGCGCCGGCCTCCACTTCGCACGGATCAACGGGAACGAGATCTACCTGAACGCCGTCCGGTTCACGGTGCGTACCGTGAACGCCACCTTGGAGTCGGCCAAGGTGAAGCCGGAGGACGTGGATCACGTGGTGCCGCATCAGGCCAACATCCGCATCATCAATTCGATCCTCAACCACACCGGACTGCGCCCCGAGTCGCTGGTCACCAACCTGGAGCGGTACGGCAACACCGCGTCGGCGTCGATCCCCATCGCGCTCGCCGAAGCCCTCGACGCGGGACGGATCAACGACGGCGACCTGGTCCTGCTCGCCGGCTTCGGGGCCGGCATGACCTGGGGATCGATGCTCCTGAAGTGGGGAGGTGCGCCCGCATGA